A part of Cannabis sativa cultivar Pink pepper isolate KNU-18-1 chromosome 6, ASM2916894v1, whole genome shotgun sequence genomic DNA contains:
- the LOC115724964 gene encoding putative inactive cadmium/zinc-transporting ATPase HMA3 — translation MGSDEDIKTSSKQGTKKFQKSYFDVLGLCCSSEVPLVENILKPLEGVKEVTVVIATRTVIVVHDSLLISQAQIAKALNDARLEASIKLYGEKTMKNKWPSPYAVACGVLLMLSFLKYVYRPLEWLALGAVAIGILPICLKAVISIRNLRLDINILAILAVIGTVAMRDYIEAATIVFLFTVAEWLESRASHKANAAMSSLMSMVPQKAVIAETGEVVEADEVKLNTILAVKAGEVIPIDGIVVEGNCEVDEKTLTGESFPVSKQKDSTLWAGTINLNGYVTVKTTALAEDCAVAKMAKLVEEAQNSKSKTQRFIDKCAKFYTPAVLLLSISVAVIPAALRLHNLKNWFRLALVILVSACPCGLILSTPVATFCALTKAATSGLLIKGGDYLEILAGIKIMAFDKTGTITRGEFVVTDFRSLCEDISLETLLYWVSSIESKSSHPMAAALIDHGKSLSVEPKPENVEEFENFPGEGIHGRIDGQDVYIGNKRISARASCETVPTLEGYAKDGKSVGYIYCEGKPAGIFTLSDACRSGASEAIAELKLMGIKTAMLTGDSNAAAMHTHEKLGHALEVIHAELLPEDKAKLINEFKKQGPTAMIGDGLNDAPALATANIGISMGISGSALAKETGHVILLSNDMRKIPKAIKLSRQATRKVMQNIFLSIITKAAIVALAIAGHPLVWAAVLADVGTCILVIFNSMLLLRDPHSHKGKCCKPSSTTHVHKHGCKDDHSKLIPEKDQKCCSNDKTLKVCKSQKCSSQINVSKCQARIISSGSCCEKKSGNSAHKHHAVQHHHHGGCKTASHDLESQHAHGHSCLGSQSVVKSCLEETNHYHNSNETHDCSAKDAHHHHHHHGHHHSKNCDHSVLAESEKLSITDQSNSSNHGKSHISNVSFETADIEPICGQQHHLEVHSCSKKHDKDHNNIDVIIHGGSHAESKTVHQACLMTMEKSESKGCCGSHKEEIPNSATTKACLSLEKREFGGYCKSYMKECCNNKHGHFSAPIGVGLSEVIID, via the exons ATGGGTTCTGATGAGGACATTAAAACAAGCAGCAAGCAAGGAACGAAGAAGTTTCAGAAAAGCTACTTTGACGTTTTGGGATTATGTTGTTCCTCAGAGGTACCTTTGGTCGAGAATATCTTGAAGCCTCTAGAAGGTGTGAAAGAGGTAACCGTAGTAATTGCCACAAGAACAGTCATTGTCGTCCATGACAGCCTCCTCATTTCCCAGGCTCAAATTG CCAAAGCACTAAACGATGCACGATTAGAAGCAAGCATTAAATTGTATGGAGAGAAAACTATGAAGAATAAATGGCCAAGCCCTTACGCAGTGGCTTGTGGTGTGTTGCTTATGCTGTCGTTTCTCAAGTACGTGTATCGTCCACTTGAATGGTTAGCTCTCGGGGCTGTCGCCATTGGAATTCTCCCTATTTGTCTCAAAGCTGTTATTTCCATTCGGAATCTTAGGCTCGATATCAATATTCTTGCTATTCTTGCAG TGATTGGGACAGTTGCTATGAGAGATTATATAGAAGCTGCAACCATTGTTTTTCTCTTTACTGTTGCTGAGTGGCTTGAGTCAAGGGCAAGCCACAAG GCAAATGCAGCGATGTCATCGTTGATGAGCATGGTACCACAAAAAGCAGTGATAGCTGAAACAGGAGAAGTTGTGGAAGCTGACGAGGTGAAGCTGAATACCATTTTGGCAGTCAAAGCTGGAGAAGTTATCCCCATTGATGGAATCGTTGTAGAAGGTAACTGCGAAGTTGATGAGAAAACACTCACTGGGGAATCATTCCCTGTTTCCAAACAAAAGGATTCCACTCTTTGGGCAGGCACCATTAATCTTAACG GCTACGTTACAGTAAAGACCACAGCCTTAGCTGAAGACTGTGCTGTTGCAAAAATGGCAAAACTTGTTGAAGAGGCTCAAAACAGCAAGTCAAAAACTCAGAGATTTATAGACAAATGTGCCAAGTTTTACACACCAG CTGTTCTACTCTTATCAATTTCTGTAGCTGTGATTCCGGCTGCATTAAGGCTCCATAATCTCAAAAATTGGTTTCGCTTAGCTCTGGTCATTTTGGTAAGCGCATGTCCTTGTGGTCTTATCCTCTCTACACCTGTGGCTACTTTCTGTGCTCTCACAAAGGCAGCAACTTCGGGTCTTTTGATCAAAGGAGGAGATTACCTTGAGATCTTGGCTGGGATTAAGATCATGGCTTTTGACAAAACCGGGACAATCACGAGAGGTGAATTTGTGGTCACAGATTTTCGGTCTCTTTGTGAAGATATAAGCTTGGAGACTTTGCTTTACTG GGTGTCAAGCATTGAGAGCAAGTCAAGTCATCCAATGGCAGCTGCACTAATTGACCATGGCAAATCACTGTCAGTTGAGCCAAAGCCAGAAAATGTAGAGGAATTTGAAAACTTTCCTGGTGAAGGAATCCATGGCAGAATCGACGGGCAAGATGTGTACATTGGAAACAAGAGAATTTCTGCTAGAGCTTCTTGTGAAACCG TTCCTACCCTAGAAGGCTATGCCAAGGATGGAAAATCTGTTGGATACATATATTGTGAAGGAAAGCCAGCTGGAATCTTTACTTTATCCGATGCTTGTCGATCTGGAGCTTCAGAAGCAATAGCAGAGCTCAAGTTAATGGGCATAAAAACAGCTATGCTAACTGGTGATAGTAATGCTGCAGCGATGCATACACATGAAAAG TTAGGACATGCTCTCGAGGTCATCCACGCAGAACTTTTACCTGAAGATAAGGCTAAGCTCATCAATGAGTTCAAAAAACAAGGACCAACTGCCATGATTGGAGATGGTCTGAATGATGCCCCAGCTTTAGCCACTGCTAACATAGGTATCTCAATGGGAATTTCAGGCTCTGCACTTGCAAAAGAAACCGGGCACGTGATTCTCTTGTCAAATGACATGAGAAAGATACCAAAAGCTATCAAGCTATCAAGACAGGCGACAAGGAAAGTGATGCAAAACATATTTTTGTCGATCATTACTAAGGCAGCCATTGTTGCATTGGCCATAGCTGGCCATCCTCTTGTTTGGGCTGCAGTTCTTGCTGATGTTGGGACATGCATACTGGTCATTTTTAACAGCATGTTACTTCTACGAGATCCCCATTCACACAAAGGGAAGTGCTGTAAACCTTCTTCAACAACTCATGTCCACAAACATGGTTGCAAGGATGATCACAGCAAATTAATACCCGAGAAGGACCAGAAATGTTGCTCCAACGATAAAACCTTAAAGGTTTGCAAATCTCAGAAGTGTTCATCACAGATCAATGTCTCGAAATGCCAGGCTAGAATAATCAGTTCAGGCTCTTGTTGTGAAAAGAAGAGCGGGAACTCGGCTCACAAGCACCATGCTGTGCAACACCATCACCATGGAGGCTGCAAAACGGCCAGTCATGATTTGGAGTCACAGCATGCACATGGCCACAGTTGTTTAGGCTCTCAATCTGTTGTGAAGTCATGTTTGGAAGAAACTAATCATTATCATAACTCAAATGAAACGCATGATTGTTCCGCAAAAGATGCTCaccatcaccatcatcatcatggTCATCATCACTCAAAGAATTGTGACCATTCTGTTTTGGCAGAGAGTGAAAAACTCTCAATTACTGACCAAAGCAACTCAAGCAACCATGGTAAGAGCCACATCAGCAACGTATCATTTGAAACGGCAGATATTGAGCCAATTTGTGGTCAGCAGCATCATCTTGAGGTTCATTCTTGTTCTAAGAAACATGATAAAGACCACAACAACATTGACGTAATAATACATGGTGGAAGCCATGCTGAGTCAAAGACAGTTCATCAGGCTTGTTTGATGACAATGGAGAAGAGCGAATCTAAAGGATGTTGTGGAAGTCATAAGGAGGAGATCCCAAACTCTGCAACCACCAAAGCTTGCCTGAGCTTGGAGAAAAGAGAATTTGGAGGCTACTGCAAGAGTTACATGAAGGAATGCTGTAATAATAAACATGGACATTTTAGTGCTCCCATTGGAGTAGGCCTATCAGAAGTGATTATTGATTAG